A window from Lentimicrobium sp. L6 encodes these proteins:
- a CDS encoding PQQ-binding-like beta-propeller repeat protein — MKKTLLFVFIATILFSCSPEEKKQTVFEQWRGENRDGKYQEQDLLKTWPEEGPELLWFNEDLGEGYGSPIITDSALYIIASRDSIATVVAFDINGNIKWQKDFGSEWNTSYPGTRSTPTLINDLLYVSSGRGDISCMKSKNGDIIWSKSLLTDFHGKTPYFGYAQSLLINDSMVYAMPGGADTNIVALNRYNGNIIWISKAKGEIPAYNSPKIVDINGNQVLVTYSKENFMGIDAKTGNLLWSESFTSKYPNHANTVIYEDSSIFTAAPIGHGLLKYKLSEDGSSITKIWHDTIIGNYFGGMIKLGDKLYTGAGGRSKDLLMLNANTGAIMDSLETGNGSIIYADGMLYTYAHKRGNVCLVNPETFEIKGSFNVKKGTKEHFSHPVIKNGVLYIRHGNALLAYDIKLKK, encoded by the coding sequence ATGAAAAAGACCTTATTATTTGTATTTATTGCCACAATATTATTTAGTTGTTCTCCAGAAGAAAAAAAACAGACCGTTTTTGAACAGTGGAGGGGAGAAAATAGAGATGGTAAATATCAGGAACAAGATCTTTTAAAAACATGGCCAGAGGAAGGCCCAGAATTATTATGGTTTAATGAAGATTTGGGAGAAGGCTATGGTTCTCCTATCATCACTGACAGTGCATTATACATTATAGCTTCTAGAGATAGCATTGCTACGGTTGTGGCTTTTGATATAAATGGAAATATAAAATGGCAAAAGGATTTTGGCTCTGAATGGAATACCAGTTATCCAGGAACAAGGTCCACCCCTACTCTAATAAATGATCTTCTCTATGTCTCATCTGGAAGAGGCGATATATCGTGTATGAAAAGTAAAAATGGTGACATTATTTGGTCTAAAAGCTTGTTGACTGATTTTCATGGAAAAACACCCTATTTTGGATACGCACAATCTTTACTTATTAATGATAGCATGGTGTATGCTATGCCCGGAGGAGCCGACACCAATATTGTTGCACTAAATAGATATAATGGAAATATTATTTGGATATCTAAAGCCAAGGGAGAAATACCAGCCTATAACTCGCCAAAAATAGTTGACATTAATGGAAATCAAGTTCTTGTCACCTACTCCAAAGAAAACTTTATGGGTATAGATGCAAAAACAGGAAATCTACTTTGGAGTGAGTCTTTTACTTCAAAATATCCAAACCATGCCAACACTGTTATATATGAGGATAGCTCAATATTTACTGCGGCCCCCATAGGTCATGGTTTATTAAAGTATAAATTATCTGAGGATGGTTCATCAATAACAAAGATATGGCATGATACCATCATTGGAAATTATTTCGGAGGAATGATCAAATTGGGTGACAAATTATACACTGGAGCAGGAGGAAGAAGTAAAGATCTACTGATGCTCAATGCAAATACAGGAGCCATTATGGATTCTCTTGAAACAGGGAATGGTTCGATCATTTATGCAGATGGAATGCTTTATACCTATGCACATAAAAGAGGAAATGTTTGTTTGGTCAATCCTGAAACTTTTGAAATTAAGGGAAGTTTTAACGTCAAAAAAGGAACAAAAGAACATTTCTCTCATCCTGTGATCAAAAATGGGGTGCTGTATATCAGACATGGAAATGCATTACTTGCTTACGATATCAAGCTAAAAAAATAA
- a CDS encoding T9SS type A sorting domain-containing protein, translating to MYPNPSSNWVYIQSSSKPQNIEIYKMLGELLLSKERVLQDEKIVVSQFPQGEYFIKVTSEDYSVVEKIHIAR from the coding sequence ATGTATCCAAACCCTAGCTCCAATTGGGTTTATATCCAATCCTCTAGTAAGCCTCAGAATATAGAAATTTATAAGATGTTAGGAGAATTACTCTTGTCAAAAGAGAGGGTTCTTCAGGATGAGAAGATTGTTGTCAGCCAGTTTCCTCAGGGAGAGTATTTTATTAAAGTAACTTCGGAGGATTATTCTGTGGTTGAGAAAATACATATTGCAAGATAA